A single genomic interval of Aureliella helgolandensis harbors:
- a CDS encoding type II secretion system F family protein — MAELTSALLFASVFLLVMALSSLWKRLSTSYISQQIASAKALSMDQTKIDQGMAWWGISLGVNLLVSWLLGMLLIGVATTGLLLAAPRWILDWRIQRRRELLRDQMVQCAVALANSVRAGQSLSDGLETVSDELPQPLALELKQIVAEYHHGRPLAEALQEAKRRLKIDSFSLFVSAIVVNLDRGGKVTESLERISRSLQENQRIERKLQAETASGWRVVLILAAFPLLFLGGFYVLHPEGTSMVFQTLIGQGVLLCVMGLVFVSVWWSRKILTMDA; from the coding sequence ATGGCGGAACTCACTTCAGCCTTGCTGTTCGCTTCGGTCTTCCTCCTCGTTATGGCCCTGAGCTCGCTTTGGAAGCGTCTTTCTACCAGCTACATCTCGCAACAGATTGCCTCCGCCAAGGCACTTTCGATGGATCAAACCAAGATCGACCAAGGCATGGCATGGTGGGGAATCAGCTTGGGCGTCAACCTTCTCGTCAGCTGGTTGTTAGGCATGCTGTTGATTGGCGTGGCCACCACCGGATTGCTCTTAGCCGCACCACGCTGGATACTCGACTGGAGAATCCAACGTCGGCGAGAACTGCTGCGCGACCAGATGGTGCAGTGTGCGGTAGCTTTGGCCAACTCGGTCCGAGCTGGACAGTCGCTATCCGATGGGCTGGAGACAGTCAGCGATGAGCTCCCTCAGCCCCTGGCACTTGAGTTGAAGCAAATCGTGGCCGAGTACCACCATGGCCGGCCATTGGCCGAGGCTCTGCAAGAAGCGAAAAGACGCCTGAAGATCGACAGCTTTTCACTGTTTGTCTCAGCAATCGTGGTCAACTTGGACCGCGGTGGGAAAGTGACCGAATCGTTAGAACGCATCAGTCGTTCGCTGCAAGAGAATCAACGCATCGAGCGGAAGCTGCAAGCGGAGACAGCCAGTGGTTGGCGAGTGGTGTTGATTCTAGCCGCCTTCCCGCTGCTGTTCTTGGGTGGTTTTTACGTATTGCATCCCGAGGGTACATCCATGGTCTTCCAAACGCTCATCGGACAAGGGGTACTACTGTGTGTTATGGGGCTGGTGTTTGTTAGCGTGTGGTGGAGTCGCAAGATTCTTACGATGGACGCTTAA
- a CDS encoding ATPase, T2SS/T4P/T4SS family has protein sequence MRIWFNNVVDTQRRVLEVQGNRVRIGRAPENDLVLHSPYIADEALVLSQTRDGWELLVLGMNGVKIGDEQLATGARRTIDKSLSLELFPYTLTVDLPHAEQVAESIELQQQDEEMSTLIARVHRELLERMDLKRGVDRNKQNDDGYLLTLERHLESIAESQLESSGRAERLQNHIAGHALRDQLLQAFSNGEEADAGDPSSVELLEKRHWSRIVTAVPERENEMETTAKYIEKLIDLDPLLTVASERMEAIGERYWKAWGQVRSKVHHDFKRYLTLRHLKKEIKDIVFGYGPLEDLLRMPSVTEIMVVDRERIYVEIGGVIKNSGRRFISDEIVESIIQRIVGKVGRRIDKSQPLVDARLRDGSRVNAVIPPLAVNGPALTIRKFPERQITISNLIALGSFSETIANFLRTLVLARRNIIVSGGTGTGKTTLLNCLSDFIPDRERIVTVEDTAELQLTKQHVVRLETKVANVEGAGEYTIRDLVRNALRMRPDRIVVGECRGAEALDMLQSMNTGHDGSLTTVHANDAHDVPMRLEVLVQMAADLPITSIHRQIGSAIDIIIQLQRMRDGRRIVSQITECVGVNAVTGKLQLRDLYLLDESQTLQPTGQLPSFVGELLQGGMLDLETFYQ, from the coding sequence ATGCGAATTTGGTTCAACAATGTTGTAGACACGCAACGTCGCGTGCTTGAAGTTCAAGGAAATCGCGTGCGCATTGGTCGCGCTCCGGAAAACGACCTGGTGCTGCACAGTCCCTACATTGCTGACGAAGCGTTGGTTCTTTCCCAAACGCGGGATGGCTGGGAACTGCTCGTCCTTGGAATGAATGGCGTCAAGATTGGAGACGAACAACTCGCGACCGGCGCGCGGCGCACGATCGACAAGAGTCTATCACTCGAATTATTTCCCTACACACTTACCGTCGACTTGCCTCACGCCGAACAGGTAGCCGAGAGTATTGAACTCCAACAGCAAGACGAAGAGATGTCGACCTTGATTGCTCGCGTCCACCGTGAGTTGTTGGAGCGGATGGATCTCAAACGCGGCGTCGATCGCAATAAGCAAAATGATGACGGCTATTTATTGACGTTGGAACGGCATCTGGAATCGATCGCCGAGTCTCAATTGGAATCGAGCGGCCGAGCCGAACGATTGCAGAATCACATTGCGGGACACGCGCTCCGTGATCAGTTGCTCCAGGCCTTCTCAAATGGCGAAGAGGCTGACGCGGGCGACCCCTCTTCCGTGGAGTTATTGGAAAAGCGGCACTGGAGTCGAATTGTAACGGCGGTCCCGGAACGCGAGAACGAGATGGAGACGACCGCCAAGTACATTGAGAAACTGATCGACTTGGACCCATTGCTTACTGTTGCATCCGAGCGGATGGAAGCAATTGGAGAGCGGTATTGGAAAGCTTGGGGGCAGGTGCGATCGAAAGTCCACCACGACTTCAAACGCTATTTGACGCTGCGCCACTTAAAGAAGGAGATTAAGGACATCGTTTTCGGGTACGGCCCACTGGAAGACTTGCTGCGAATGCCGTCAGTAACCGAGATCATGGTCGTCGATCGTGAACGAATCTACGTCGAGATCGGCGGTGTGATCAAGAACTCGGGCCGCCGCTTCATTTCGGATGAAATCGTCGAGTCCATCATCCAACGCATTGTGGGGAAAGTGGGCCGCAGAATCGACAAATCGCAGCCGCTGGTCGACGCCCGCCTACGCGATGGCAGTCGTGTCAATGCGGTCATCCCACCGTTGGCGGTGAATGGTCCCGCCTTGACCATCCGCAAGTTTCCCGAGCGGCAAATCACCATCAGCAATTTGATCGCACTGGGCTCCTTTAGCGAGACCATCGCGAACTTCCTGAGAACCCTAGTCCTCGCCCGACGGAATATCATCGTATCTGGTGGCACGGGGACCGGCAAAACGACACTGCTGAACTGTCTTAGTGACTTCATTCCAGACCGCGAGCGAATCGTGACGGTGGAAGATACAGCCGAGTTGCAACTGACCAAACAGCACGTGGTCCGACTAGAAACCAAAGTAGCTAACGTCGAAGGAGCCGGTGAATATACGATTCGTGACTTAGTACGCAATGCTCTGCGGATGCGTCCCGACCGCATTGTGGTGGGGGAGTGCCGGGGCGCAGAAGCGCTTGACATGTTGCAGTCGATGAACACTGGCCACGACGGCTCTCTTACGACCGTCCACGCGAATGATGCGCACGACGTTCCGATGCGATTGGAAGTCTTAGTCCAGATGGCCGCCGATCTACCAATCACTTCGATCCATCGACAAATTGGCTCAGCAATCGACATTATTATTCAACTCCAACGGATGCGAGATGGCCGGCGGATCGTCAGCCAGATCACCGAATGCGTAGGAGTGAATGCCGTTACGGGAAAATTGCAACTGCGCGACCTGTACCTACTGGATGAGAGTCAGACGCTACAACCGACCGGACAGCTCCCTTCCTTCGTTGGCGAACTTCTGCAAGGCGGCATGCTCGACCTGGAAACATTTTATCAATAG
- a CDS encoding TadE/TadG family type IV pilus assembly protein, which yields MPQPASKQLRSPRVLGVATLELILILPLILLMFVGIVWLGFSIIGQATVAVEARADAWRARFGAWNHRPLDFFSEEVVERSASDRIEVTPVLSSEDGPESKHSVQSGPWDHRNVPFRSMPNWQMYADVGIAAKTAGVQATYEDARNQIQSLQSTGDGLLAAMFAEIAEFLDSPGALFDGSAPSAQERVELDGQLELQKLEGAIQDLKLAQQKARRELDELKETEGDAEEHRIWVREKILERIKLQLRWLEAMRDEIDR from the coding sequence ATGCCACAACCTGCTTCCAAACAACTGCGTTCCCCAAGAGTGCTCGGCGTTGCGACTCTTGAGCTGATACTCATTTTACCACTCATCTTATTGATGTTCGTGGGCATTGTGTGGTTGGGGTTTTCGATAATTGGTCAAGCAACGGTTGCGGTCGAGGCTCGGGCGGATGCCTGGCGGGCTCGATTCGGAGCGTGGAATCACCGGCCTCTCGACTTCTTTTCGGAAGAGGTTGTCGAGCGAAGCGCCAGCGATCGGATTGAAGTCACTCCGGTATTAAGCTCTGAAGATGGCCCAGAGTCGAAGCATAGTGTCCAGTCGGGTCCATGGGACCATCGCAATGTTCCGTTTCGTTCGATGCCGAATTGGCAGATGTATGCAGATGTCGGAATTGCCGCCAAGACCGCTGGTGTGCAAGCTACCTATGAGGATGCGCGCAACCAAATCCAATCTCTCCAGTCTACGGGAGACGGACTTCTAGCCGCCATGTTTGCGGAGATCGCCGAGTTTCTGGACAGTCCCGGAGCACTTTTCGATGGCAGCGCTCCAAGTGCTCAGGAACGCGTCGAACTCGATGGGCAACTCGAGCTCCAAAAGCTCGAGGGAGCCATCCAGGATCTGAAACTGGCTCAGCAAAAGGCACGCCGAGAACTGGATGAATTGAAAGAGACCGAAGGCGATGCGGAGGAACACCGCATTTGGGTTCGTGAGAAAATTCTAGAGCGAATTAAACTGCAATTGCGATGGCTCGAAGCCATGAGGGATGAAATAGACCGATGA
- a CDS encoding TadE/TadG family type IV pilus assembly protein, protein MWLCVSRVGRLAHDAIPVKGTLNLHRWRRLHRDECGGAYTLSYVMVIPFLMLIICLIVESCLMLSAKLGTVYAAYAGARAASVWSSATDWNQAQDRIEKAAIQAMVPFASGSASNSGSPPEFAEEYQTAYDSWATNPVSANYVRSKLANAASQLTVHVVDRPARWDSDIEVKVQYNFPFHVPGVGQLLGQASGSGGYVFPLTSTAIVPNDGPQNATQDLGIGYGKQQ, encoded by the coding sequence ATGTGGCTATGTGTTTCGCGCGTTGGGCGGCTTGCTCACGATGCCATTCCTGTGAAGGGTACGCTGAATCTACACCGCTGGCGCCGCTTGCATCGCGACGAGTGCGGTGGAGCCTACACGCTATCCTACGTGATGGTCATCCCATTTTTGATGCTGATCATCTGTTTGATCGTTGAGTCATGCCTCATGCTCTCCGCAAAATTGGGAACCGTTTACGCCGCCTACGCTGGTGCCCGCGCAGCCAGTGTATGGAGCAGTGCCACCGATTGGAATCAAGCGCAAGATCGTATCGAGAAGGCTGCAATTCAAGCAATGGTCCCCTTCGCGAGTGGATCGGCCAGCAATTCCGGTTCGCCCCCTGAATTTGCGGAAGAGTATCAGACGGCGTATGACAGTTGGGCAACCAATCCGGTATCGGCCAACTACGTTCGCTCAAAGTTGGCCAATGCCGCTAGCCAACTGACCGTCCATGTCGTCGACAGGCCAGCCAGGTGGGACTCCGATATCGAGGTGAAAGTGCAATACAACTTCCCCTTCCATGTCCCAGGAGTTGGACAGCTGCTGGGGCAAGCCAGCGGTTCTGGCGGCTACGTTTTTCCACTGACGAGCACCGCGATTGTCCCCAATGATGGCCCTCAAAATGCAACTCAAGATTTAGGGATTGGCTATGGAAAACAGCAGTAG
- a CDS encoding prepilin peptidase, protein MNANHRSPLGAAAPRRRALYYGLFTVLPLALLPASIALTPLSVGSMLLLVLLLVSAATDLRHRKIYNWLSYPVFGWAVLLSGLGTLAPAAWGLEPLLDSVLPLGECLAGGLVSAGVMLAIYSVAGGGAGDVKLAIAIGALVGPELTLWAIAVSYLLAASFVTVDSLLTRRLRLLGPATLRLLGAQLAPERVQSPTAEQRRFLRRPIPLAGFFAVGTLLVVMGS, encoded by the coding sequence ATGAATGCAAACCATCGGTCCCCCTTGGGCGCGGCCGCCCCACGAAGGCGTGCGCTCTACTATGGCCTCTTTACCGTCCTGCCACTTGCCTTGCTACCCGCTTCCATTGCCCTAACGCCGCTCTCCGTTGGGTCGATGTTGCTGTTGGTTTTATTGCTTGTGTCGGCTGCCACAGACTTGCGGCATCGAAAAATCTACAACTGGCTTTCCTATCCGGTGTTTGGTTGGGCAGTACTATTGAGTGGCCTCGGAACACTTGCACCTGCAGCGTGGGGGCTTGAGCCGTTGCTAGATTCCGTCTTGCCACTTGGAGAGTGTCTGGCGGGAGGTCTGGTCAGCGCCGGCGTGATGCTGGCGATCTACAGCGTCGCCGGCGGAGGTGCTGGTGATGTGAAGCTAGCGATCGCAATTGGAGCGTTGGTAGGTCCCGAACTCACGCTCTGGGCTATCGCTGTTTCCTACCTCCTGGCAGCCAGCTTTGTGACCGTGGACAGTTTACTAACGCGGCGTCTACGCCTACTCGGCCCCGCCACGTTGCGTTTGCTCGGTGCGCAGTTGGCGCCCGAACGCGTCCAATCTCCCACCGCGGAACAGAGACGTTTCCTGCGACGCCCCATACCGCTGGCGGGATTCTTCGCGGTCGGTACGTTGCTCGTCGTCATGGGATCGTAG
- a CDS encoding Flp family type IVb pilin: MSQSPPNTTLRSFHDDEDGLEAIQVVMIVAIAAIVMIAVMTIGQEVFDWLKEKWNQLKGEDIG, from the coding sequence ATGAGCCAATCCCCACCAAATACAACGCTGCGTTCCTTTCACGATGACGAAGATGGTTTGGAAGCCATTCAAGTGGTCATGATCGTCGCCATCGCCGCTATCGTCATGATCGCAGTGATGACCATTGGGCAAGAGGTTTTTGATTGGTTGAAAGAGAAGTGGAATCAACTCAAGGGTGAAGATATTGGCTAA
- a CDS encoding CpaF family protein: MDAKEIYAKTTRHFLRPVVSLLEDPSVSEVLINGPETIYFERAGKLSHAEGVRFPSEAALMAAARNIAEYAGRSLAHGEHSMDARLPDGSRVHVILPPSSRVGVCISIRKFSQSSLDLDQLVQWGTLSAEAREFLAIVVKLHRNIVIAGGTGSGKTSLLNALSSEISPDERIVVIEDSSELQLTQAHTIYLEGQPSTPDGDPAVTIRDLFVDSLRMRPDRIIVGEVRRGEALDLVQSMISGHSGAMTTVHATTARDAAIRLETLSMMGGVNLPVHVARVQVASAIHLVLQIMRFPDGKRRVHAISECLGLDEQGEYRFQDIYRLQMEAMGEDGQTRGTLEATGAIPSFSDQVGMLGLQPLVKRTRNIFPAPL, translated from the coding sequence TTGGACGCTAAGGAGATCTACGCGAAGACTACTCGGCATTTCCTTCGTCCGGTGGTGTCCTTGTTGGAGGATCCGAGCGTATCGGAAGTCCTGATCAACGGCCCTGAGACCATCTATTTTGAGCGAGCGGGCAAACTTTCCCACGCTGAAGGCGTGCGATTCCCCAGCGAGGCGGCACTCATGGCAGCGGCGCGAAATATCGCCGAATATGCCGGCCGTTCACTCGCACATGGTGAGCACAGCATGGATGCCCGCCTGCCTGACGGATCGCGAGTCCATGTGATTCTCCCACCCAGCTCGCGGGTCGGCGTCTGCATCTCGATCAGAAAATTTAGCCAGTCGTCGCTCGACCTAGATCAACTCGTCCAATGGGGAACCCTCTCGGCCGAGGCTCGAGAGTTTTTGGCAATCGTGGTGAAATTGCACCGCAACATTGTGATTGCCGGCGGTACGGGATCGGGCAAAACCTCACTCCTCAACGCCCTTTCCTCAGAAATATCCCCCGACGAACGGATCGTGGTGATTGAGGACAGCTCCGAGCTACAACTCACCCAAGCCCACACGATCTACCTTGAAGGGCAGCCTTCAACACCCGATGGCGATCCCGCCGTGACCATTCGCGATCTGTTCGTCGATTCTTTGCGGATGCGGCCCGACCGGATCATCGTGGGCGAAGTGCGACGTGGTGAAGCACTTGATCTCGTCCAATCGATGATATCAGGCCATAGCGGAGCGATGACCACGGTGCATGCCACCACGGCCCGCGATGCGGCCATTCGACTCGAGACGTTGAGCATGATGGGGGGCGTAAATTTACCGGTCCACGTCGCACGCGTGCAAGTCGCATCGGCCATCCACCTCGTCTTGCAAATCATGCGTTTTCCCGATGGAAAACGCCGCGTACACGCCATTTCAGAATGCCTGGGGTTGGACGAGCAAGGGGAATACCGCTTCCAAGATATCTACCGCTTGCAAATGGAAGCCATGGGGGAAGACGGACAGACCCGCGGCACGCTCGAAGCCACTGGGGCCATCCCCTCCTTCTCAGACCAAGTTGGCATGCTGGGGCTCCAACCTCTCGTGAAGAGGACACGCAATATTTTTCCAGCCCCGCTGTAA
- a CDS encoding protein kinase domain-containing protein, with product MTDPHASYELFEELGRGEYTVVYRAHDLALGRDVAIKQLSEAALTDPRRRERFLKEAQFLAQHEHANILRIHSVEPQRGWIVMELMRGTLEGAIATQAMPPATVRSILRQLLPALDFLHSKNRIHGAIRPSNVLIDDAGTVKLSDFEESNLTGELRAPEGAKKYLAPEMLDAQFGKLGPAADIYCLGFAALELLAGPTFSQLFPHAASIEINSDIAWLRWHSSRDPLPPVKTLLPHVPQDLAEALDCMLSKLVDEREQSATSVLQRLSEQVLVPVQPVEPPKADSTAGRGIVPTNIQELEPLNRLARASIAVQPLTAADDRGRQSAGGKQAAASSSRERINATLEKPWVLYSLCAAILLLALAVGWKLRQDNDFPEPIANGRDLPTERLALPGEDGSEPEEAASALAESAETDVEPVPAETFAVERSEQNPGNLPQTPLPPDAIPSPVDPFEGTPGHPVPLPVELLVVRPERGTPPRPESPPEMVVAKVPTITSPLLSLVSVVVDPTDVLAELTGPAELVIDSGGFISEISDMDISPNGELLAVSGEKVVRIWELTSGTLLATLRGDRTRTSYGDCYAVTFSPDGKNLVVGVNDYEAHGSIRVYDLANLDEIAELLPGHTTPTRKLDFSTDGKYMLSADADGHIALWDWEQRKILRRVAPRNADQPIYDELQFAGDAPVIIGVDFKGPVVYSVPELRPMSGQDPLPSHLHGWIVDLLSRQLEYPFASTDDPRTFELDFVSQRWAASGFATVEGENRFWVGVWQSHGLQESGEMAPLSVYRGHRWNVDALTIAPEHGIVASGDKYGEVHVWKIDDGERLHLFKGQGKPVYEAALDRNSKRIVFGTRSFAPDRWGWNSYGTGDQILDLAARAIYPAAAAENLAPIQEVPVRDTIKLQATVPDKGANAAVEKIVQGQVAGRYTFTSGRLPTIFSIMPEPVMSVREPVLLGDSLGLLGLWDSDTDELRRAFIGHEGQITAVSLAPNGKSILSGSTDRTIRMWSLENPMPTGIFDFKFENSAVTQVRPGTSSAEAGVQAGDKILSIDGLSIAKMYNLMLEGKFDYRPGQAIPLRMERAGEPYEYSMTMVEGYDFSEPILSFYVGDDGKWIAWTPQGYYDASPGADQMIGWHVNRGPAKSAQFFEIQQFRKQLYRPDIIDAILGGASLEEAIEQSNSKLAMQDDFDFRSPSDIAMHYPPTIEFTSPKRGDQVSQDGVNIRAEITSRNGLPIREVTLLINGVAAEVFTPATPTEIAMSIDYKAQLVAGRNDIELIAANAESTSGAKSIFVHMTVPTPKPTRPSNLNLLAIGLSAYRNSSPDLNAFAATTAAQDAQAFGQTVQNQSSGLLYSNVTTRVLTDQAATQTGILEGFQWLIDQTEPGDTAMVYLATTGFVDATGNFYLGTYEAELQRPRATAVSWREFIQTMHEDLPQSKRVVFLDIQPTEQAIASGIKNPLLDLAAPELATVFFSSNSLQQATLPQPTTGRGYLSQALSATLANSDADVFPTPPDSLLSSDELSRSWSAAMEQLSQGQLYPVAYAPESSKRVNLLQIVR from the coding sequence GTGACAGATCCACACGCATCTTATGAGTTGTTCGAAGAGCTAGGGCGTGGAGAATATACGGTCGTCTATCGAGCGCACGATTTAGCGTTGGGACGCGACGTTGCCATCAAGCAATTGAGTGAAGCAGCCCTAACCGATCCACGGCGCCGCGAGCGATTCCTGAAAGAGGCGCAGTTTCTGGCCCAGCATGAACATGCCAACATTTTGCGAATCCATAGCGTGGAACCGCAGCGTGGTTGGATCGTCATGGAGTTGATGCGGGGAACGCTGGAAGGGGCCATTGCCACGCAGGCCATGCCGCCCGCCACGGTGCGCAGCATTCTGCGGCAGTTGCTGCCGGCTCTCGACTTTCTGCATTCGAAGAACCGCATTCATGGAGCCATTCGACCATCGAATGTGCTCATCGACGACGCGGGAACGGTCAAGCTTAGTGATTTCGAGGAGTCGAATCTCACCGGAGAGCTACGCGCTCCCGAAGGCGCTAAGAAATATCTGGCGCCCGAGATGCTCGATGCGCAGTTTGGAAAACTGGGGCCAGCGGCAGATATTTACTGCCTTGGATTTGCCGCCTTGGAGCTGCTGGCTGGCCCCACATTTTCCCAGCTCTTTCCGCATGCTGCCAGTATCGAAATCAATTCGGACATCGCCTGGCTGCGGTGGCACAGCTCCCGCGACCCCCTGCCCCCAGTCAAGACGCTCCTACCCCACGTTCCGCAGGATCTGGCAGAAGCTCTCGACTGCATGCTGTCCAAGCTCGTCGACGAGCGAGAGCAGAGTGCTACGAGCGTGTTGCAGCGTTTGAGCGAACAGGTGTTGGTGCCGGTGCAACCCGTTGAACCGCCTAAGGCTGATTCGACGGCGGGCCGAGGAATTGTACCGACGAACATTCAAGAGTTGGAACCATTGAACCGGCTAGCCCGGGCAAGTATTGCAGTTCAGCCACTCACAGCGGCGGACGACCGCGGGCGTCAATCCGCTGGAGGAAAGCAAGCTGCTGCGTCCTCTTCACGGGAACGCATCAACGCCACATTGGAAAAACCCTGGGTGCTCTACTCTCTCTGTGCCGCAATTCTATTGCTCGCGCTCGCGGTTGGCTGGAAGCTGCGACAGGATAATGATTTCCCTGAGCCGATCGCAAACGGCAGGGACTTGCCAACGGAACGATTGGCATTGCCAGGGGAAGATGGAAGTGAACCCGAGGAAGCTGCGTCTGCATTGGCCGAATCCGCTGAGACCGATGTAGAGCCAGTGCCAGCTGAAACGTTCGCAGTCGAGCGTTCCGAGCAGAACCCCGGCAACCTGCCTCAGACTCCGTTACCTCCAGATGCTATTCCCTCGCCAGTCGATCCCTTCGAGGGCACGCCGGGGCACCCTGTCCCTCTACCAGTGGAGTTGTTGGTGGTACGGCCGGAACGGGGGACTCCACCCCGGCCTGAGTCTCCGCCTGAGATGGTTGTTGCCAAGGTTCCAACGATTACTTCGCCGCTGCTGAGCCTTGTTTCGGTGGTTGTCGATCCCACCGATGTACTTGCCGAGTTGACGGGACCGGCAGAGTTGGTGATCGATAGCGGAGGTTTTATCTCTGAAATTAGCGATATGGATATTAGTCCCAATGGCGAGTTGCTAGCCGTCTCCGGTGAAAAAGTTGTGCGCATTTGGGAGCTAACCAGCGGGACGTTGTTGGCAACACTACGCGGGGATCGTACTCGCACCTCCTACGGCGACTGCTACGCGGTCACTTTTTCGCCTGATGGCAAGAATTTGGTTGTGGGAGTTAACGACTACGAGGCCCATGGCTCGATTCGCGTCTATGATTTGGCCAACCTGGATGAGATTGCTGAGTTGCTTCCCGGTCACACCACACCGACTCGCAAACTCGACTTCTCAACAGACGGAAAATACATGTTGAGCGCCGATGCGGATGGGCACATCGCCCTCTGGGATTGGGAGCAGCGGAAGATTCTTCGTCGCGTGGCACCTCGCAATGCCGATCAACCCATTTACGATGAGCTGCAGTTTGCTGGAGATGCACCGGTCATCATCGGTGTCGACTTCAAGGGCCCGGTCGTCTACTCGGTCCCAGAGCTGCGCCCCATGAGTGGTCAAGATCCCCTGCCATCGCATCTGCATGGATGGATCGTCGACCTGCTGAGTCGGCAATTGGAATATCCGTTTGCCAGTACCGATGATCCACGAACTTTCGAGCTCGATTTTGTGAGCCAGCGTTGGGCCGCATCGGGGTTCGCTACGGTGGAGGGGGAGAATCGTTTCTGGGTGGGAGTTTGGCAGAGTCACGGTTTGCAGGAATCTGGAGAAATGGCACCCCTGAGCGTCTATCGCGGGCACCGTTGGAATGTGGATGCCTTAACCATTGCTCCCGAGCATGGAATCGTCGCCAGTGGTGATAAGTATGGAGAGGTGCACGTTTGGAAGATCGACGATGGCGAGCGTTTGCACCTTTTCAAGGGGCAAGGCAAGCCTGTTTATGAAGCTGCCTTGGATCGCAATTCGAAACGCATCGTCTTCGGCACCCGCTCCTTTGCCCCAGATCGATGGGGATGGAATAGCTATGGAACTGGCGATCAAATCCTCGACCTCGCGGCGCGAGCTATCTACCCTGCCGCAGCGGCCGAGAATCTTGCGCCAATTCAAGAGGTTCCCGTTCGCGACACGATCAAGCTTCAGGCGACAGTGCCTGACAAGGGAGCCAATGCAGCGGTTGAAAAGATTGTCCAAGGGCAAGTGGCCGGCAGATATACCTTCACTTCCGGACGCCTACCAACGATCTTCAGTATCATGCCGGAACCCGTGATGTCCGTGCGAGAGCCCGTCCTGTTGGGAGATAGCCTGGGGCTGTTAGGGCTCTGGGACTCCGATACCGACGAACTGAGACGCGCCTTCATTGGGCATGAGGGGCAGATCACCGCCGTCAGCCTAGCCCCAAATGGAAAGTCGATTCTCAGCGGCTCGACGGACCGCACGATCCGGATGTGGAGTTTGGAGAATCCGATGCCAACCGGAATCTTCGATTTTAAATTCGAAAATTCCGCAGTGACGCAAGTGCGTCCAGGTACTTCTTCTGCTGAAGCCGGTGTGCAAGCGGGGGACAAAATCCTATCCATCGACGGGCTGTCCATCGCCAAAATGTACAATCTGATGCTAGAGGGGAAATTCGACTATCGTCCAGGCCAAGCTATCCCACTTCGCATGGAACGCGCGGGGGAACCCTACGAATATTCGATGACGATGGTAGAGGGATACGACTTTTCTGAACCGATTCTTAGCTTCTACGTTGGCGACGATGGGAAGTGGATTGCCTGGACGCCTCAGGGGTACTACGACGCTTCTCCAGGCGCTGACCAAATGATTGGTTGGCATGTCAATCGAGGGCCCGCGAAGAGTGCGCAGTTTTTCGAAATCCAACAGTTTCGCAAGCAGCTCTACCGGCCCGATATCATCGACGCCATCCTGGGAGGGGCCTCTCTAGAGGAAGCGATCGAACAGTCCAATTCGAAGCTGGCGATGCAGGATGACTTCGATTTTCGAAGTCCCTCCGATATTGCGATGCATTACCCACCCACGATTGAATTCACCTCTCCCAAGCGTGGCGATCAAGTCTCACAAGATGGCGTGAACATCCGTGCAGAGATCACCAGTCGCAATGGCCTACCCATTCGCGAAGTCACCTTGCTCATCAACGGGGTGGCGGCGGAAGTGTTTACGCCAGCTACGCCGACTGAGATCGCCATGTCCATCGACTACAAGGCACAGTTGGTAGCGGGACGAAACGATATCGAATTGATTGCTGCCAACGCGGAATCGACGTCGGGGGCCAAGTCGATCTTCGTACACATGACGGTTCCGACCCCTAAACCAACTCGCCCGTCGAATCTCAATCTGCTGGCCATCGGCCTCTCGGCCTACCGAAACAGTTCACCCGATTTGAATGCGTTTGCGGCAACGACAGCCGCCCAGGACGCTCAAGCATTTGGGCAAACCGTTCAGAACCAATCTTCAGGCCTGCTCTACTCGAATGTCACCACTCGCGTGCTTACCGATCAAGCAGCGACTCAAACTGGCATCTTGGAGGGGTTTCAGTGGTTGATCGACCAAACCGAACCTGGGGATACTGCGATGGTCTACTTGGCGACTACTGGGTTTGTGGATGCGACCGGAAATTTCTATTTGGGAACATACGAAGCAGAGCTCCAACGCCCACGAGCGACAGCCGTTTCATGGCGAGAGTTCATTCAGACAATGCATGAAGATTTGCCACAGAGCAAGCGCGTTGTCTTTCTGGATATTCAGCCTACGGAACAGGCTATTGCCTCTGGTATTAAAAATCCGTTGCTCGATCTGGCGGCTCCAGAATTGGCTACTGTCTTCTTTTCCTCCAACTCGCTTCAGCAGGCAACGTTGCCTCAGCCAACTACCGGAAGAGGCTATTTGTCTCAAGCACTTTCAGCCACCCTTGCCAACTCCGATGCAGACGTGTTTCCCACTCCGCCCGATTCCTTGCTCTCCTCGGACGAGTTGTCTCGGTCTTGGAGTGCAGCCATGGAGCAGCTCTCTCAGGGCCAACTCTACCCTGTGGCGTATGCACCGGAATCCAGTAAGCGAGTCAACCTCTTACAAATCGTTAGATAG